A genomic window from Scomber scombrus chromosome 18, fScoSco1.1, whole genome shotgun sequence includes:
- the LOC134000241 gene encoding RING finger protein 222, whose translation MAFSKEDVQEDASECPVCYECLSGTERTLSCGHVFCHDCLVKTLVSVNRDGNIRYTIVCPICRHHTFIKRQQEVPVIPTAEKDSDEGQTLEVPLALPLGQLQSARSSATDSLPRSVNWISRCFRRVSERARRLRMISPSHKTSQIFIISAEGRPMVEDDVISVVMTGVQPQRRRRRRICTTAQCLIVLLSAFTVLALVAATLPWILLA comes from the coding sequence atgGCATTTTCTAAGGAAGATGTGCAGGAGGACGCATCAGAGTGTCCGGTGTGCTATGAGTGCCTGTCGGGCACTGAAAGGACTCTGAGCTGTGGACATGTATTCTGCCACGATTGCCTGGTCAAAACGTTGGTCAGCGTCAACAGGGACGGGAACATCAGATATACTATCGTTTGCCCTATCTGCCGACATCATACATTCATCAAGAGACAACAAGAAGTACCGGTGATCCCCACGGCGGAAAAAGATTCAGATGAGGGGCAGACCCTGGAGGTGCCTCTTGCTCTGCCACTGGGACAGCTCCAGAGCGCACGGAGCTCGGCCACGGACAGTTTACCGAGGAGCGTTAATTGGATTTCTCGATGCTTTAGGAGGGTCTCTGAGCGAGCCCGTCGACTGAGGATGATCAGCCCCAGCCATAAGACATCCCAAATCTTCATCATAAGCGCTGAAGGGCGACCCATGGTTGAAGATGATGTGATCAGCGTTGTGATGACTGGGGTTCAACCCCAGCGCCGGCGAAGGCGCAGGATTTGCACAACCGCTCAATGCCTGATTGTTCTGCTGTCGGCATTTACTGTACTTGCACTGGTGGCTGCAACCTTACCGTGGATTTTATTGGCATAG